From a region of the Rhinopithecus roxellana isolate Shanxi Qingling chromosome 8, ASM756505v1, whole genome shotgun sequence genome:
- the MPZ gene encoding myelin protein P0, with the protein MLRAPVPAPAMAPGAPSSSPSPILAVLLFSSLVLYPAQAIVVYTDREVHGAVGSRVTLHCSFWSSEWVSDDISFTWRYQPEGGRDAISIFHYAKGQPYIDEVGTFKERIQWVGDPRWKDGSIVIHNLDYSDNGTFTCDVKNPPDIVGKTSQVTLYVFEKVPTRYGVVLGAVIGGVLGVVLLLLLVFYVVRYCWLRRQAALQRRLSAMEKGKLHKPAKDSSKRGRQTPVLYAMLDHSRSTKAASEKKAKGLGESRKDKK; encoded by the exons ATGCTCCGGGCCCCTGTCCCTGCCCCAGCTATGGCTCCTGGGGCTCCCTCATCCAGCCCCAGCCCTATCCTGGCTGTGCTGCTCTTCTCTTCTTTGG TGCTGTACCCGGCCCAGGCCATCGTGGTTTACACCGACAGGGAGGTCCATGGTGCTGTGGGCTCCCGGGTGACCCTGCACTGCTCCTTCTGGTCCAGCGAGTGGGTCTCAGATGACATCTCCTTCACCTGGCGCTACCAGCCTGAAGGGGGTAGAGATGCCATTTCG ATCTTCCACTATGCCAAGGGACAACCCTACATTGACGAGGTGGGGACCTTCAAAGAGCGCATCCAGTGGGTAGGGGACCCTCGCTGGAAGGATGGCTCCATTGTCATACACAACTTAGACTACAGTGACAATGGCACGTTCACTTGTGACGTCAAAAACCCTCCAGACATAGTGGGCAAGACCTCTCAGGTCACGCTGTATGTCTTTGAAAAAG TGCCAACTAGGTACGGGGTGGTTCTGGGAGCTGTGATCGGGGGTGTCCTCGGGGTggtgctgttgctgctgctggttTTCTACGTGGTTCGGTACTGCTGGCTACGCAGGCAGGCGGCCCTGCAGAGGAGGCTCAG TGCCATGGAGAAGGGGAAATTGCACAAGCCAGCAAAGGACTCGTCGAAGCGCGGGCGGCAG ACGCCAGTGCTGTATGCCATGCTGGACCACAGCAGAAGCACCAAAGCTGCCAGTGAGAAGAAGGCCAAGGGGCTGGGGGAGTCTCGCAAGGATAAGAAATAG